A window of Pseudoalteromonas sp. MEBiC 03607 genomic DNA:
TCACGACGCAAGCGCTCAACTTCACGACGTAACTGTTCATTGCGCTCACTGAGTAGTTTTACGTTCGCAGCCAAACTATCGACCCCAACATCACGAGTATTGGTATCCGTAAGAATGTGCCGGATCGTTTCCTGTCGGTTCCGACTGCTTGAGCCATCGTCAGGATTAGGTGAAAACACCGTCACCATAAGAATGAGACCACCAGCAATACCAGCAACCGATAGGCCACGCTTCATGTTCGGGCTCATTTGTTCCCATTGTGCTTTCATCGTTATTCACCTCCCACAAGAAGCGAAGGTCGCTGACTTTCCACCGCTTCTTCACGATGATTGCGAACAACCACATACAACTCAGTCTTTTCACCCGGCAACAAGATATTGCGAGGCCAGTAGGCGCTTGCCACTATATCTGGTGCATGACAGGCTATTTCACTGGCTTCTATCGGTTCATCAGCAAAGCTTTCAACCAGTCCTACATAGACGGTGAAGTAATGTCCCGTCACAATTTGCCCCTGCTTAAAACCAAACTTTAAGCCTGGCTGAAAACATTTAGGGCTTATGTCTGTTTGGCCAGCCAAACGGATGTCATAACCTTGTGGCAACTCATTTAATGCAAGGCGTCTAAGTAAGTCTCGTAGGTTATCGACGTATGGCTGAGCTGTTTCCCAAGTGGCGGCTTTTCGGTTCACGACGCCCTTAATAGGCCACTGCTGACCATCAATAGCTAAGGTGACTTCACGCGGTGGAATACGACGAGGGACTAAGGTGACAGATAACGCGGGCGCTTCCTGACCAGGCGGAGTGATGTAAAGTGAAACCGGTGATTCTTTGTCCGTGGCCACATATACAACATTCCCCTTGATTTGCGTCTGAGCATCACTGGTTGTTCTCACCTGAGGCGATTCAAACGGCGTCACAATCCGATTCAGATGCCCAAGTGCCACAGGGATCAGTTCATTAACTCCCGGTGTCATCAGTAGTGTTGTTGGCGTATCTGCTGCAACCGTATTGCTTTGAACCGGTGGATTTGCAGTAGCAGACTGTTTCATCACACTGGCTGGCACAATTGGTAATTCCACGTCTGCATACGACGCTTGAGATAACAAGACGCCACTCAAGCTGATTGCGATTAAGCTTGGTGTCATCCATCGACTAATTTTTGTTCGCATCATTCACCCTCCGGTTTTGCTCTTGGGTCAACTTTTCACGAACTCGCTTCGTTCTAGCTTGCCCCTCGTACGTATCCATCCAACTGAGCTTTGGACGGTATTGCTCAATATCGATGTCAAACTCATAAGTGCGAGTTTGGCGCTGTTCATCTCCAGATGGTCCAGAGACCAATGAATAACCGGTCACAAAGACATGGCCGGTTTCATACTCATACTCCACTTGTCTGGGTT
This region includes:
- a CDS encoding type-F conjugative transfer system secretin TraK, with product MRTKISRWMTPSLIAISLSGVLLSQASYADVELPIVPASVMKQSATANPPVQSNTVAADTPTTLLMTPGVNELIPVALGHLNRIVTPFESPQVRTTSDAQTQIKGNVVYVATDKESPVSLYITPPGQEAPALSVTLVPRRIPPREVTLAIDGQQWPIKGVVNRKAATWETAQPYVDNLRDLLRRLALNELPQGYDIRLAGQTDISPKCFQPGLKFGFKQGQIVTGHYFTVYVGLVESFADEPIEASEIACHAPDIVASAYWPRNILLPGEKTELYVVVRNHREEAVESQRPSLLVGGE